A part of Aspergillus flavus chromosome 1, complete sequence genomic DNA contains:
- a CDS encoding uncharacterized protein (expressed protein): protein MVQLNGLVIQHLLTLLSRSLPSVGGSRYYAACAQLPWSSPFQFRPLSIAFHRAPWCNTARASHRKLLFNLRTVFSGFHRLLLFRFRRAAKASEWQPTPEIADQPKGCYFLL, encoded by the coding sequence ATGGTTCAACTTAACGGTCTTGTGATTCAGCATCTCCTAACCCTGTTATCACGATCTTTGCCCTCCGTCGGTGGCTCGAGGTACTACGCCGCCTGTGCCCAGCTGCCATGGTCTTCCCCCTTCCAGTTTAGGCCCCTTTCCATAGCTTTTCATAGGGCACCATGGTGTAACACTGCACGCGCGAGCCATCGGAAACTACTTTTCAACCTAAGGACTGTATTCTCGGGTTTTCACAGATTGCTACTCTTTCGATTTCGTCGTGCGGCGAAGGCGAGTGAATGGCAGCCTACACCAGAAATAGCAGATCAGCCGAAAGGATGCTATTTCTTGCTGTGA